Proteins encoded together in one Telopea speciosissima isolate NSW1024214 ecotype Mountain lineage chromosome 4, Tspe_v1, whole genome shotgun sequence window:
- the LOC122659869 gene encoding pectinesterase-like, whose protein sequence is MASISRPFSSLPVFLLLVIFFFSSSPPSTAEVTTSTTIQSDSICKSTPHPSFCTSVLLNNHSGGNIYDYGKISVRRSLSAASKFLGLVNWYLGRQSSLSLSAIRALEDCKLLAELNIDFLSSSAKTVNTSTTTTLPKSETEDVHALLSAILTNQQTCLDGLQSTASAWNVKNGLYTPLTNGTKLYSLSLALFTRGWVHHQKEKPNHKTEKKQRRKLLFSSMRMSRRNQEIYENVSGRRLLQTSMGGDAVVVRDMVVVAKDGSGNFTTINDAVAAAPNNTNINDGYFLIYVVAGVYEEYVSIDKNKLNILMIGDGINHTIITGNRSVADGWTTFNSATFAVVGQGFIGVNMTIRNTAGAIKYQAVALRNGADLSTFYSCSFEGYQDTLYTHSLRQFYRECNIYGTVDFIFGNAAVVFQKCNLYARQPIQGQFNALTAQGRTDPNQNTGTSIQGCNILAAPDLISSNFCTKTYLGRPWKAYSRTVYMQSFMDSLIDPSGWAQWNGSFALSTLYYAEFNNTGPGSNTTNRVTWSGYHVINSTVAANFTVSNFILGDNWLPPTEVPHTGALL, encoded by the exons ATGGCTTCTATTTCTAGACCATTCTCATCTCTTCCTGTCTTTCTCCTCctcgtcatcttcttcttctcctcctctccgcCGTCTACGGCGGAGGTAACCACTTCAACAACTATTCAATCCGACTCTATCTGCAAATCCACCCCTCATCCTTCATTCTGCACATCCGTACTCCTAAATAATCATTCGGGGGGTAACATCTATGATTACGGCAAGATCTCAGTTCGTCGATCATTATCAGCAGCATCTAAGTTTCTGGGTTTGGTGAATTGGTATCTTGGACGCCAATCCTCTTTATCCTTATCTGCCATTAGAGCACTTGAAGATTGTAAGCTCTTAGCAGAACTCAACATTGATTTCTTGTCAAGCTCAGCTAAAACCGTCAATACTTCAACAACAACTACACTCCCAAAATCAGAAACAGAGGATGTTCATGCCCTGCTTAGTGCAATACTGACAAACCAGCAAACTTGCTTAGATGGCCTTCAATCTACTGCCTCAGCTTGGAATGTGAAGAATGGTCTCTACACTCCTCTTACCAATGGAACCAAACTTTACAGTCTTTCTCTTGCACTCTTCACCCGTGGATGGGTTCATCATCAAAAGGAGAAACCCAATcacaaaacagagaaaaaacaGAGGAGGAAGCTCTTATTCTCTAGCATGAGAATGTCAAGGAGAAACCAGGAGATCTATGAGAATGTGAGTGGAAGGAGACTTCTACAGACGAGTATGGGGGGTGATGCAGTGGTGGTGAGAGACATGGTTGTGGTGGCTAAGGATGGAAGTGGGAATTTTACTACCATTAATGATGCAGTGGCTGCAGCTCCAAACAATACTAATATCAACGATGGTTATTTCCTTATTTATGTGGTTGCTGGGGTCTATGAGGAGTATGTGTctatagacaaaaacaagttgaATATTTTGATGATTGGAGATGGTATTAACCATACCATTATCACTGGCAACAGAAGTGTTGCTGATGGCTGGACTACTTTCAATTCTGCAACCTTTG CCGTGGTTGGACAAGGATTCATCGGAGTAAATATGACTATTCGCAACACCGCTGGAGCGATTAAGTACCAAGCAGTGGCACTTCGAAACGGCGCGGATTTATCGACATTCTATAGTTGTAGCTTCGAAGGTTACCAAGATACATTATACACCCATTCCCTCAGGCAATTCTATAGAGAATGCAACATATATGGCACAGTTGATTTCATATTTGGTAATGCTGCAGTGGTCTTTCAAAAATGCAATTTATATGCAAGGCAACCCATTCAAGGCCAATTCAATGCCCTCACAGCCCAAGGTAGAACAGATCCGAACCAGAACACTGGCACTTCAATTCAAGGTTGCAATATTCTGGCCGCACCAGATTTGATTTCTAGCAATTTTTGTACCAAAACATACTTGGGAAGACCTTGGAAGGCTTATTCAAGAACTGTTTATATGCAATCATTCATGGATAGCTTGATAGATCCTTCTGGTTGGGCACAATGGAATGGTAGCTTTGCTTTAAGTACTTTGTATTATGCTGAGTTCAATAATACAGGGCCAGGAtctaatactactaatagagtTACATGGTCCGGATACCATGTGATCAATTCTACAGTTGCAGCTAATTTCACTGTCTCCAACTTCATATTGGGGGATAATTGGCTACCCCCAACTGAGGTTCCTCACACTGGTGCCTTACTGTAG
- the LOC122657960 gene encoding probable pectinesterase/pectinesterase inhibitor 21, producing MSDENGGDDGGKKKRVTIIAVSSLVLVAMVVGVAVGVNNYSSSPNETPAAPTTEISSSMKSIKAICEPTDFKENCVESLSSAAGNTTDPKELVKVAFKVAIKNIKQALNKSEVLHELEKDNFTAQALEDCKELMDYAIDDLKHSFDEVSALDMSKLDDLLVNLKIWLSAAITYQETCLDGFKNTTGNAAESMRKALKSSSELTRNGLAIVGEIASVLTSLQIPFSRRLLSKEQENFPQRTEDGFPVWVSASRRRLLAVPKSQLQPNVIVAQDGSGKYKTINEALKDAIRPKTDKTNTTFVIYVKAGVYKETVHFLKSMSYVMLVGDGPLKTKITGNRNFIDGTPTFKTATVAVMGDGFIAKDIGFENSAGAAKHQAVALRVSSDMSMFQNCQIDGYQDTLYAHAHRQFYTGCTISGTIDFIFGDAAVVFQSCKMVVRKPLDNQQNIVTAQGRKDQREPTGIVLQDCTITADPLLVPFMAKNPSFLGRPWKEFSRTIIMNTQIENVIQPEGWLPWMGDFALNTLYYAEFNNKGPGAALTKRVKWTGIKTPLTTQQALEYTPSRFLQGDQWIKPTGVPYKSGL from the exons ATGTCCGACGagaatggaggagatgatggaggTAAAAAGAAGAGAGTCACGATAATTGCCGTGTCTTCATTGGTTCTGGTGGCCATGGTAGTCGGTGTTGCCGTCGGCGTAAATAACTACAGCTCCTCGCCGAACGAAACCCCGGCAGCTCCAACCACTGAGATAAGCAGCTCCATGAAATCAATCAAAGCTATATGTGAGCCCACAGATTTCAAGGAGAATTGTGTGGAGAGTCTATCGTCGGCGGCCGGTAACACTACCGACCCAAAAGAGCTTGTGAAGGTTGCATTCAAGGTGGCTATTAAGAACATCAAACAAGCCCTCAACAAATCAGAAGTGCTCCATGAGCTTGAAAAGGACAATTTTACTGCCCAAGCTTTGGAGGATTGCAAGGAATTGATGGACTACGCCATTGACGACCTCAAGCATTCTTTTGATGAAGTGAGCGCGTTAGACATGAGCAAGTTGGACGATCTTCTCGTCAACCTCAAGATCTGGCTCAGCGCTGCTATTACTTACCAGGAGACATGTCTCGATGGCTTTAAGAACACCACTGGGAATGCCGCTGAGTCGATGAGGAAAGCATTAAAATCCTCAAGTGAACTCACCCGTAACGGTCTTGCCATTGTCGGTGAGATCGCCTCGGTGCTTACCTCCTTACAAATCCCATTCAGCCGTCGTCTTCTCTCCAAGGAACAAGAAAACTTCCCCCAGCGAACCGAAGACGGTTTCCCAGTTTGGGTCTCTGCCTCTAGACGTAGACTTCTTGCAGTCCCTAAGAGCCAGCTACAGCCCAATGTGATTGTGGCTCAGGATGGCAGCGGCAAGTACAAGACAATCAATGAGGCTCTCAAAGATGCTATTAGACCCAAGACCGATAAAACTAACACCACCTTCGTCATCTATGTCAAGGCCGGAGTCTACAAGGAGACCGTCCATTTCCTAAAATCGATGTCTTATGTCATGTTGGTTGGAGATGGACCCCTTAAGACAAAGATCACCGGAAATAGGAACTTCATCGATGGCACTCCCACCTTCAAGACTGCTACCGTTG CCGTGATGGGAGATGGTTTCATTGCCAAGGACATCGGATTTGAGAACTCAGCCGGAGCGGCAAAGCATCAAGCTGTGGCACTAAGGGTATCGTCTGATATGTCAATGTTCCAGAACTGTCAAATAGATGGCTACCAAGACACCCTTTACGCCCACGCTCACCGTCAATTCTACACTGGATGCACCATTTCTGGAACCATCGATTTCATCTTCGGCGACGCAGCTGTTGTCTTCCAAAGCTGTAAGATGGTGGTAAGGAAGCCATTGGATAACCAACAGAACATTGTGACAGCTCAAGGAAGGAAGGACCAACGTGAACCCACCGGAATTGTCCTTCAAGATTGCACCATCACCGCTGACCCATTGTTGGTTCCCTTCATGGCGAAGAACCCATCTTTCCTTGGTCGCCCATGGAAGGAGTTCTCAAGAACCATTATCATGAATACCCAGATTGAGAACGTGATCCAACCAGAAGGGTGGCTCCCATGGATGGGCGATTTCGCACTCAACACTTTGTACTATGCTGAGTTCAACAACAAAGGCCCCGGAGCTGCTCTCACAAAGAGAGTCAAATGGACTGGCATTAAGACTCCACTTACCACTCAACAAGCTCTGGAATACACTCCTAGTCGGTTCCTTCAAGGTGATCAATGGATCAAACCCACCGGAGTGCCCTACAAATCCGGCCTCTag